One genomic segment of Trichococcus shcherbakoviae includes these proteins:
- the map gene encoding type I methionyl aminopeptidase — protein MIAQTEEDFNGLKEIGGICGAIRDEMVQATKPGITTKELDDIAKELFEKAGAQSAPKGEYDFPGYTCISVNEEVAHGIPSDRIIEEGDLVNIDVSGSKNGYFADTGISFVVGEGHVMLQKICEVAKEAFDAGLAKVKPGAKTSNLGKAVHNVAKRHGLTVIKNLTGHGVGRAIHEAPDHIFNYYSRWDDEILKEGMVIAFEPFISTFEEEVFQVEDDDWTFFTEESMVAQYEHTIIVTKEGPIVITL, from the coding sequence ATGATTGCACAGACGGAAGAGGATTTTAACGGATTAAAAGAAATTGGCGGCATTTGCGGAGCGATCCGCGATGAAATGGTCCAAGCCACGAAACCTGGAATCACCACTAAAGAGCTTGATGATATCGCGAAGGAGCTTTTTGAAAAAGCAGGAGCGCAATCGGCACCAAAAGGGGAATACGATTTCCCTGGATATACGTGCATCAGCGTGAATGAAGAAGTGGCGCACGGGATTCCGAGCGATCGGATCATTGAAGAAGGGGACCTTGTGAATATCGATGTTTCAGGTTCCAAAAACGGCTATTTTGCGGATACCGGCATTTCCTTTGTAGTCGGTGAGGGGCATGTCATGCTGCAGAAAATCTGCGAAGTCGCCAAGGAAGCATTCGACGCGGGACTTGCGAAGGTAAAACCGGGCGCAAAAACAAGCAACTTAGGAAAAGCGGTGCATAACGTGGCGAAACGCCATGGCTTGACGGTCATCAAAAATCTGACCGGACACGGTGTCGGACGCGCAATCCACGAAGCACCGGATCATATCTTCAATTACTACTCGCGCTGGGATGACGAAATTCTGAAAGAGGGCATGGTCATCGCCTTCGAGCCTTTCATTTCCACATTCGAAGAGGAAGTTTTCCAAGTTGAAGATGACGACTGGACCTTCTTTACAGAAGAAAGCATGGTCGCCCAATACGAACATACGATCATTGTGACGAAGGAAGGCCCGATCGTTATCACGTTGTAA
- a CDS encoding DUF3021 family protein: MKLFLKGLIRGTLPFAVMLSMYAWNNFQGRAADAKVFLFYGFMALFLGLASIIYELKQWSFRKQIMVHYLTMLVTVFPLLLLSGYHKTNSFGAIFHVFLLFNKVGVILFVTTALIARVRNSLMNLKQTDL, translated from the coding sequence ATGAAGCTTTTCTTAAAAGGATTGATCAGAGGAACTCTTCCCTTTGCTGTTATGCTGTCAATGTATGCATGGAATAATTTTCAGGGAAGAGCAGCCGATGCAAAGGTTTTTCTTTTTTATGGATTCATGGCCTTGTTCTTGGGACTGGCAAGCATCATATATGAGTTAAAACAGTGGAGCTTCCGCAAGCAGATTATGGTTCATTATTTGACGATGCTGGTTACGGTTTTTCCATTGCTGTTGCTGAGTGGGTATCATAAGACCAACTCTTTTGGAGCTATTTTTCATGTATTTCTACTGTTCAACAAGGTTGGTGTTATTCTTTTTGTAACCACTGCCCTTATTGCCAGAGTACGCAATAGCCTTATGAATTTGAAGCAAACGGATCTCTAA
- a CDS encoding helix-turn-helix transcriptional regulator — protein MSTGSILKIQRQERGISQLQLAEQLHVSRQSISSWENDRAYPSLDNLIALSELYRISIDDLLKDNEELRQKIERNQNRVQQYDEHLMEIDTSISDIQKGAFDYEKKDEFLFCLTLICLGILLLPLGPVIPISYFIVKRNSKKGGNE, from the coding sequence ATGAGTACAGGGAGTATTTTAAAAATCCAGCGGCAAGAACGCGGTATTTCGCAATTGCAACTTGCCGAGCAATTGCATGTTAGCCGACAATCCATATCAAGCTGGGAAAATGATCGGGCTTATCCCTCTTTAGACAATTTAATTGCTTTATCTGAACTTTATCGTATTTCGATTGATGACTTGCTCAAGGATAATGAGGAACTGCGACAAAAAATCGAGAGAAATCAAAATCGAGTTCAGCAATATGATGAGCATCTTATGGAAATAGATACCTCAATTTCAGATATCCAGAAGGGGGCTTTTGACTATGAAAAGAAAGACGAATTCCTTTTTTGTTTAACTCTCATCTGCTTGGGAATTTTGCTGCTACCTTTGGGTCCGGTAATCCCGATAAGCTACTTTATAGTTAAGAGAAATAGCAAAAAAGGAGGGAATGAATAA
- a CDS encoding DUF3139 domain-containing protein, giving the protein MHQSSNTYAKERIDIKKLKTGWIALGFLILLITGFYVYEFPLKSYIAQQNLYELLEGKEGIAEEDIQIQKIRKDYKSARSGYVISFTVKESPLDYCYDYSFKVDDWIMGYVSEGTIYSTDKIIFREE; this is encoded by the coding sequence ATGCATCAGAGCAGCAACACCTATGCAAAGGAGCGGATTGACATCAAAAAGCTAAAAACTGGATGGATTGCACTCGGATTCCTGATTTTATTGATAACGGGATTCTATGTTTATGAATTTCCTTTGAAAAGCTATATCGCGCAACAAAATCTCTATGAGTTGCTGGAGGGAAAAGAAGGGATTGCGGAAGAAGATATTCAGATACAGAAAATTCGGAAAGATTACAAGAGTGCCCGAAGCGGCTATGTAATTTCCTTTACTGTTAAGGAGAGCCCCTTAGATTATTGTTATGACTATTCTTTTAAAGTTGATGATTGGATAATGGGATACGTTTCTGAAGGGACGATTTATTCGACTGATAAAATTATTTTCAGAGAGGAGTAA
- a CDS encoding arsenic metallochaperone ArsD family protein yields MDIEYYVFDKMNAQSEKVEVAIEIMRSLSMYKDLFKDSNNYFLYSLKHSQKEFKENQDVWNLIETHGMDILPIVCIDKKIYKTKDVLSVEEMGALTNSAISYQIEDTSS; encoded by the coding sequence ATGGATATTGAATATTATGTGTTTGACAAAATGAACGCACAGTCTGAAAAAGTGGAAGTAGCTATTGAAATAATGCGTTCGCTAAGCATGTACAAAGACTTATTTAAAGATTCCAATAATTATTTCCTGTATTCTTTAAAACATTCGCAAAAAGAATTTAAAGAAAATCAAGATGTTTGGAATTTAATAGAGACGCATGGAATGGATATCTTGCCTATTGTTTGTATAGACAAGAAAATATACAAAACAAAAGATGTTTTAAGTGTGGAGGAAATGGGAGCGCTGACGAATAGTGCCATTTCTTATCAAATAGAGGATACAAGTTCTTGA